In a single window of the Nodularia sp. LEGE 06071 genome:
- a CDS encoding transcription factor RcaD, producing the protein MDTNELKFLLNLLGCANYRSSLSTNIFKGFKGKDKICQDLGDRQLVDYTREIATVKILPPGQALLKDPTQVPIAAKELKVLEKIAQASGNIAPSKITSLKAAERNAIFTALGDRGLIVAEVKMKRTQGSIWLTQRGIEFLRDEYSPQGQANINLDLLNNYLRFLRQNLRIKPEQASSSLPLGENVASKTILNVSEPDILQIIQKLDKELNTENYLPIFHLRQKLQPPLSRDELDQVLYRLQRSDSIELSSLLDPTPYTTEQINAGISQNVGGSLFFVSVN; encoded by the coding sequence ATGGATACGAATGAGTTAAAATTCCTTTTAAATTTGTTGGGGTGTGCAAATTATCGGTCAAGTCTGAGTACAAATATCTTTAAAGGTTTTAAGGGTAAGGATAAAATTTGTCAGGATTTAGGCGATCGCCAGCTGGTAGACTATACCCGTGAGATAGCCACAGTCAAAATTTTACCGCCAGGTCAAGCACTGCTGAAAGATCCCACCCAAGTCCCCATTGCAGCTAAAGAACTCAAGGTACTAGAAAAGATTGCTCAAGCTTCCGGTAACATCGCCCCCAGCAAAATCACCTCACTCAAAGCAGCAGAACGAAACGCGATATTCACAGCGCTGGGTGATCGAGGCTTGATTGTAGCTGAAGTCAAAATGAAAAGGACACAAGGGTCGATTTGGCTAACCCAAAGAGGAATTGAGTTTTTACGGGATGAATACAGCCCCCAAGGACAAGCAAATATCAATCTCGATCTACTCAATAATTACCTGCGGTTTTTGCGTCAGAATTTACGAATCAAACCAGAACAAGCCTCTAGTTCATTACCTCTTGGGGAAAACGTTGCTTCAAAAACGATTCTCAATGTCAGTGAGCCAGATATCTTACAAATTATTCAGAAATTAGATAAGGAACTAAATACAGAGAATTATCTCCCCATTTTTCATTTACGTCAAAAGCTACAACCGCCTTTATCACGAGATGAATTAGATCAGGTACTGTATCGCTTACAAAGAAGTGACTCAATTGAATTGAGTTCATTGTTAGATCCCACACCTTACACTACAGAACAAATTAATGCCGGAATTTCACAAAATGTTGGTGGTTCCTTGTTCTTTGTCAGTGTTAACTAA
- a CDS encoding ATP-binding protein, whose protein sequence is MASIDEIIKREINPFDRVNSRTGNFWGKNQDSGSMVASIHQEAIAEIEEVLNLVTTDNFSRTIFLVGDSGSGKSYVLGRLKRTLNPKAFFAYIGPWVDDQYIWRHILRYTVDSLIQVPDGKQDSQLIIWLKSLSAFTKNTLKKKLFNDNFFDLLLTDRQKFIKHLIEVYQTDSIYNPESFFGVLHDLTNPELYPLACEWLRGDDLSEESMQALNVSNCLDTEDAAKNILANFGKISTATQPIVLCFDQVESIPNWLSNPQAIFNVNTTLHNENIQNFLIIITIVTDPWRQSWKQITQSDKARIDKLVKLKNIDLNQAEALWKYILQTLYEAAKPQPESPIIPLNRQILEKYFPGGKTDPRNALLLGRSEYQKYKTNLIGTGRGVKLDPHAEFQLLWQQEYKKIQEKFPKLSLLSSPELIRMLQVALEALEVQVTPKLISGKYASYSLSYQQPTQGQKIGIVWTEDANMTSFFQVMNACQKTIEQNICQKLLLLRIGNVGTVKLADHKIYSQIFTNTQHIHIIPNVQSVHYLATYNFLVNSVLSQELVIGYKTITLQQLQTLTRKSEVLQNCMLLQDLELFSKSTIIKEVLPVKDFLLNLVKTQAFMGITTLISQAAKQFPDVKETDIQHLIGILCQEKKVKMVNPKAKFEDQLICLIA, encoded by the coding sequence ATGGCATCTATCGACGAGATTATTAAGCGCGAGATAAACCCCTTTGACCGGGTAAATTCCAGGACAGGTAATTTTTGGGGGAAAAACCAAGATAGTGGATCTATGGTAGCTTCAATTCATCAAGAAGCCATAGCCGAAATTGAAGAAGTTCTCAACCTAGTAACTACAGATAATTTTAGTCGGACTATTTTCCTAGTTGGTGATTCCGGTTCTGGCAAAAGCTATGTTTTAGGGAGACTAAAACGCACCCTTAACCCGAAAGCTTTTTTTGCTTATATAGGGCCTTGGGTTGATGACCAGTACATCTGGCGACATATCTTGCGTTATACAGTAGATAGCTTAATTCAAGTCCCAGATGGAAAGCAAGACTCTCAGTTAATTATCTGGCTTAAAAGTTTATCAGCCTTCACTAAAAATACCCTCAAAAAGAAACTTTTTAATGATAATTTTTTCGATTTATTGCTAACTGATCGGCAAAAATTTATTAAACATCTGATAGAAGTCTATCAAACTGATAGTATTTATAATCCTGAAAGTTTTTTTGGAGTTCTACATGACCTCACAAATCCAGAACTTTATCCCCTAGCCTGTGAGTGGTTAAGAGGAGATGATTTAAGTGAAGAATCAATGCAGGCTTTAAACGTCAGCAATTGCCTTGATACCGAAGATGCAGCTAAAAACATCTTAGCCAACTTTGGCAAAATTTCTACAGCAACTCAGCCAATTGTTTTATGTTTTGATCAGGTGGAAAGCATACCGAATTGGTTATCTAATCCACAAGCAATATTTAATGTCAACACCACTCTTCACAATGAAAACATCCAGAATTTTCTGATTATCATTACTATAGTTACAGATCCTTGGAGGCAAAGTTGGAAACAAATTACACAGTCTGATAAAGCGAGAATTGATAAGTTAGTTAAACTTAAAAATATTGACCTCAATCAAGCTGAAGCACTCTGGAAGTATATATTACAGACACTATATGAAGCAGCTAAACCTCAACCAGAATCTCCTATCATTCCTTTAAATCGCCAAATTTTAGAGAAATATTTTCCAGGTGGTAAAACTGACCCTAGAAATGCATTACTTTTAGGTAGAAGCGAATATCAGAAATATAAAACTAATCTGATAGGGACAGGTCGCGGAGTCAAACTAGATCCTCACGCAGAGTTTCAATTACTATGGCAGCAGGAATATAAAAAAATTCAGGAAAAATTTCCTAAACTTTCCTTGCTATCATCCCCTGAACTCATTCGGATGTTGCAAGTCGCTTTAGAAGCATTAGAAGTACAAGTAACACCTAAACTGATATCAGGCAAATATGCCAGCTATTCTTTGAGTTATCAACAACCAACTCAGGGACAAAAAATCGGCATAGTCTGGACAGAAGATGCCAATATGACAAGTTTCTTTCAGGTAATGAATGCTTGTCAAAAAACAATTGAGCAAAATATTTGCCAAAAACTTTTACTGCTCAGAATTGGTAATGTAGGAACAGTAAAACTTGCAGATCATAAAATCTACAGCCAGATTTTCACCAATACTCAACATATTCACATCATCCCAAATGTTCAGTCAGTCCATTACTTAGCTACTTATAATTTCTTGGTTAATTCTGTACTATCACAGGAATTAGTGATTGGATATAAAACTATTACTTTGCAGCAATTACAAACTTTAACCCGTAAGTCTGAAGTTTTGCAGAATTGTATGTTATTGCAGGATTTAGAACTTTTTTCTAAATCTACAATTATCAAAGAAGTTTTACCAGTCAAAGATTTTTTATTAAATCTAGTCAAAACGCAAGCTTTCATGGGTATTACTACTTTAATTTCCCAAGCAGCCAAACAGTTTCCAGATGTGAAAGAAACCGACATTCAACACTTAATTGGTATATTATGTCAGGAGAAGAAAGTAAAAATGGTCAACCCCAAAGCTAAGTTTGAAGACCAATTAATTTGTTTGATTGCTTAA
- a CDS encoding ParB/Srx family N-terminal domain-containing protein: protein MKLSNSSIAVRKISSTVPCSQFSQDELNHAAELILKLGGIINPLIVRITSTQSYEVVDGHFEYYAAARAKEIDSQKGEYIGAFIIEPDNEDVLQQIALIRKKELVDKELTQKLQNITDQIAQLAESVKRIENTIIPPNPGENGKTKVIYTLEELEKMKVSELKKIARKQQIPGYSRMKKDQLIEAIMNNQKS from the coding sequence ATGAAACTATCTAATTCATCTATAGCTGTAAGAAAAATATCCTCGACTGTTCCATGCTCACAATTTTCACAAGATGAATTGAACCATGCAGCAGAGTTAATTTTGAAGCTTGGAGGAATCATCAATCCCTTAATTGTGCGGATAACTAGTACACAGTCATACGAGGTTGTTGATGGACACTTTGAATACTACGCTGCGGCTAGAGCAAAAGAGATAGATTCTCAAAAAGGTGAGTATATTGGAGCATTCATTATTGAGCCAGATAATGAAGACGTTTTACAACAAATTGCATTAATAAGAAAAAAGGAATTGGTTGACAAAGAGCTAACACAAAAGTTACAAAATATTACTGATCAGATTGCTCAATTGGCTGAATCAGTCAAAAGAATTGAAAATACTATAATTCCACCAAATCCTGGTGAAAACGGTAAAACAAAGGTTATATATACACTTGAAGAGCTTGAAAAGATGAAAGTTTCAGAGCTTAAAAAGATAGCAAGAAAACAACAAATACCGGGTTATTCAAGAATGAAGAAGGATCAACTCATTGAAGCAATTATGAATAATCAAAAATCATAA
- a CDS encoding glycosyltransferase, with the protein MAKISVCIPTFNRQNLLPYAIESVLQQSYQDWELIICDDGSTDDTPELMSQYTDHRIQYIRHPQNIGKSNNMRSGFDAAKGEYFIKFDDDDRLTTNFLARTAAILDQDSGIDFVGTDHWIIDIDNIRDESKTQENSRLWGRDNLKAGIVDNLLEVVFINQSFQIGATLFRRQTLQDLGFMLPNIQNCEDNDLFVRLALADKKGYYLPELLMEYRHHAEQQGIEREIPYLFDKIRYLENYQFESDKLEKIRQHLLAESQLLLGLRLINQGETQKGRELILVGKSFSTTKALTGWGLSFLPMGLRGKVFNALRQIKG; encoded by the coding sequence GTGGCTAAAATTAGTGTTTGTATTCCTACATTTAATCGACAAAATCTTCTGCCTTACGCCATAGAAAGCGTACTTCAGCAATCTTATCAAGATTGGGAATTAATTATTTGTGATGATGGTTCAACTGATGACACACCTGAATTGATGTCACAGTACACAGACCACCGGATTCAATATATCCGTCATCCGCAAAATATTGGTAAAAGCAATAATATGCGCTCTGGTTTTGATGCAGCTAAGGGTGAATATTTTATTAAATTTGATGATGATGATCGGCTAACCACTAATTTTTTAGCCCGGACTGCGGCAATACTTGATCAAGATTCTGGCATTGATTTTGTGGGTACAGACCATTGGATAATTGATATTGACAATATCCGGGATGAATCAAAGACTCAGGAAAATTCTCGTCTCTGGGGTCGGGATAATTTAAAAGCCGGGATAGTAGATAATTTATTAGAGGTAGTTTTTATCAACCAAAGCTTTCAAATTGGCGCGACTTTATTTCGTCGTCAGACCTTGCAAGACTTGGGCTTTATGTTACCTAATATCCAAAATTGTGAAGATAATGATTTATTTGTCAGGCTGGCTTTAGCTGATAAAAAGGGTTATTATTTACCGGAATTATTAATGGAATATCGCCACCATGCAGAACAGCAGGGTATTGAGCGAGAAATTCCTTATTTGTTTGATAAAATTCGGTATTTAGAAAATTATCAATTTGAATCAGATAAATTAGAAAAAATCAGACAACATCTCCTAGCTGAATCGCAATTATTATTGGGTTTGCGTTTAATTAACCAGGGTGAAACCCAAAAAGGGAGAGAACTAATTTTGGTAGGTAAGTCTTTTTCTACCACTAAAGCTTTGACAGGCTGGGGTTTGTCGTTTTTACCAATGGGCTTACGGGGTAAGGTTTTTAATGCCCTGCGGCAAATCAAAGGATAA